A region from the Aquimarina sp. ERC-38 genome encodes:
- a CDS encoding M12 family metallopeptidase, with the protein MKKTQLLKLTKVSLLSIGLFLTSCSNDENNEIPEEVGTEVKLVQKYFGDQLVMVTEGENGTWIADDMQFFKEQLSDNPVSSELEKAPDAVNTDKLALASYAVKWSNSTVVYRWGSLNSRLRSETKKAMNEWSSKTNIRFKERTNEATYVTIQETTRTCDGCGFATIGSRGSSGTLNLGKNASAALIAHEFGHTLGFLHEQTRPDRDDYVKVLFENIQQGKEGNFRKTNSALRTTKKFDMKSIMMYHPYAFTNKRGVPTIVDINTGKAYTGAQRTISPLDIEGTNKVYPRKTVDPNPDICRNVAEWVSGKTYNVGDRVTYRGSLYEADFNKWNRIGSCGQTEITDPCAGVASFQNGKSYATGEQVRYNGYVYTKLSRGWKQEGKCN; encoded by the coding sequence ATGAAAAAAACTCAACTACTAAAATTAACCAAAGTTTCACTTTTAAGCATTGGATTGTTCCTGACATCCTGTAGTAACGACGAAAACAATGAAATACCGGAAGAAGTCGGTACCGAAGTCAAGCTAGTTCAAAAATACTTTGGAGACCAACTGGTAATGGTTACGGAAGGTGAAAACGGAACCTGGATTGCTGATGACATGCAGTTTTTTAAGGAGCAGTTATCTGATAATCCGGTTAGTTCTGAACTGGAAAAAGCTCCGGATGCAGTGAATACTGATAAATTGGCACTGGCAAGTTATGCGGTGAAATGGTCAAATAGCACTGTGGTTTATCGATGGGGAAGCTTGAATAGTCGTCTTCGTTCTGAGACTAAAAAAGCTATGAACGAATGGAGCTCCAAGACGAATATACGTTTTAAAGAAAGAACTAACGAGGCTACGTATGTAACCATTCAGGAAACCACCAGGACCTGTGATGGTTGCGGTTTTGCTACGATAGGTTCCAGAGGAAGTAGCGGAACGCTTAATTTAGGTAAAAATGCCTCTGCTGCTTTAATTGCACACGAATTTGGGCATACTTTAGGTTTTTTACATGAACAAACACGTCCTGATAGAGACGATTATGTAAAAGTTTTATTTGAAAATATCCAGCAAGGTAAAGAAGGGAACTTTAGAAAAACAAATAGCGCGTTACGTACTACAAAAAAGTTTGATATGAAATCTATCATGATGTATCATCCATATGCCTTTACTAATAAAAGAGGCGTCCCTACTATTGTTGACATAAATACAGGAAAAGCATATACCGGAGCGCAACGTACCATCTCACCTTTGGATATTGAAGGTACAAATAAGGTATACCCAAGAAAAACTGTAGATCCGAATCCGGACATTTGTAGAAATGTTGCCGAATGGGTTAGTGGAAAAACATATAACGTAGGGGATCGAGTTACTTACCGTGGTTCTTTGTATGAAGCGGACTTTAACAAATGGAACCGTATCGGAAGTTGCGGACAAACTGAAATTACTGATCCGTGTGCCGGAGTAGCAAGTTTTCAAAACGGAAAGAGTTATGCTACTGGCGAACAAGTACGCTACAACGGATACGTATATACAAAATTAAGCAGAGGTTGGAAACAGGAAGGAAAGTGTAACTAA
- a CDS encoding helix-turn-helix transcriptional regulator, translated as MLILNESDIIGLLENISKDLGGTFEKSFGAATLKINNEKGKGVIKAYDLFPGLNAVTYDITLFSSFSFELKGSTQMPLYFIFCKEGNFKHKFETDDDYTLIENQKNSIVRDVPNGSNTVVLPEHVPLQISIISISETEVSKRESDERRALSHYLEDLFKDMVEEKPYRFTGHFNLKIAGLVEMLIKNDKKGVVSRILSEGLIMQILSSQIENHDQETEDTNLNAPLKSFEMDKIIESSQYIVENMSKPISIFTLTNLTSLSEKKLQSGYRYLFHKSINKYILEVRLEKTRELIETTDFTISEILYSCGLNNRSYFSKKFKERYGILPSDYRILLKSKS; from the coding sequence TTGTTGATATTGAATGAAAGTGATATTATTGGATTATTAGAAAATATCTCTAAAGATCTGGGTGGTACATTTGAAAAAAGTTTTGGTGCAGCTACTTTAAAAATTAATAATGAGAAAGGAAAAGGGGTTATAAAAGCTTATGATCTTTTTCCTGGTCTTAATGCTGTTACTTACGACATTACTTTATTCTCTTCTTTTTCTTTTGAGTTAAAAGGAAGTACTCAAATGCCTTTGTATTTTATCTTTTGTAAAGAAGGTAATTTTAAACATAAATTTGAGACAGATGACGATTATACTCTAATCGAAAATCAAAAAAATAGTATTGTCAGGGATGTTCCAAATGGTTCTAATACTGTTGTATTACCGGAGCATGTTCCTTTACAAATTAGCATTATTAGTATTTCGGAAACCGAGGTTTCTAAAAGAGAATCCGATGAGCGAAGAGCACTTAGCCATTATCTTGAAGATTTGTTTAAAGATATGGTTGAAGAGAAACCCTATCGTTTTACCGGTCACTTTAACCTGAAAATAGCAGGCTTAGTAGAAATGCTTATTAAAAATGACAAAAAAGGGGTTGTTAGTCGTATTTTGTCAGAAGGTCTTATCATGCAAATTTTATCATCTCAGATTGAAAATCACGATCAGGAAACGGAAGATACGAACTTAAATGCCCCGTTAAAGAGTTTTGAAATGGATAAAATTATAGAATCTTCGCAATATATTGTGGAGAACATGTCTAAACCCATTTCTATATTCACTTTAACTAACTTAACTAGTTTATCTGAAAAAAAATTGCAGTCCGGGTACCGTTATTTATTTCATAAAAGTATAAACAAATATATTCTGGAAGTAAGACTGGAAAAAACAAGGGAATTGATAGAAACTACGGATTTTACGATTTCTGAAATACTGTATTCCTGCGGACTTAATAACAGAAGTTATTTTTCTAAAAAATTTAAAGAGCGTTATGGTATTTTACCTTCGGATTACCGAATTCTATTGAAATCAAAGTCGTAA
- a CDS encoding IS5 family transposase, with the protein MTKHSKKRAPTPKYVSQNQLVLEGFESPFERELNPANRWVRLAKLLPWDELCSIYRKHFPEKSTGRPDLSPRVVLGSIIIKHLCNLDDRETVDQISENIYMQYFLGYSSFSDAPAFDPSLFVEFRKRLGLEQINAINQRILQIKREAEQIREKGSNDARDDGEDPPHKGTLIVDATVCPQDIAYPTDLNLLNDAREKSESLLDIAYKLSPLETKPRNYREKARKEYLKTAQKKRKTHKEIRSAIGKQLKYLHRNIRSIEGILDTLDRIPFDRQEYKYWLVIQELYRQQKLMYDTKTKSVDHRIVSIHQPHVRPIVRGKTNAKVEFGAKINMALVDGFSFLDDTSWEAYNEGTRLKDCVEKYRKRFGHYPKNVLVDKIYCTRENRKYLKEKGINLRAKPLGRPSKKALSNQVSPGERNPIEGKFGQAKTAYGLNRIRARLENTSESWIASIILVLNLVHLAEVALYWIKAILFSENFIQNQTNSIINLKINEG; encoded by the coding sequence ATGACAAAACATTCAAAAAAGCGTGCACCTACTCCCAAATATGTAAGTCAAAACCAGTTGGTTTTAGAAGGTTTTGAGAGTCCTTTTGAGAGAGAATTGAACCCTGCTAACCGTTGGGTTCGTTTGGCTAAGCTACTTCCTTGGGATGAACTGTGTTCCATTTATCGCAAACATTTTCCGGAAAAATCGACAGGCCGTCCTGATTTAAGCCCAAGGGTTGTCTTAGGGTCAATCATCATCAAACATTTATGCAATTTAGATGATAGGGAGACGGTTGACCAGATTTCTGAGAACATCTATATGCAGTATTTTTTAGGCTATTCTTCATTTAGTGATGCACCTGCGTTCGACCCTTCTCTTTTCGTAGAGTTCCGCAAGCGTCTTGGCCTGGAACAGATTAATGCTATTAACCAGCGAATTTTACAAATAAAACGAGAAGCAGAACAAATTAGAGAAAAAGGATCAAATGATGCAAGGGATGATGGTGAAGACCCACCTCACAAAGGGACTTTGATCGTTGATGCAACAGTTTGTCCACAAGATATAGCATATCCTACGGATCTAAATTTGCTCAATGATGCGCGCGAGAAATCCGAATCATTGTTGGATATTGCCTATAAACTTTCCCCTTTAGAGACTAAACCGAGGAACTACAGGGAAAAAGCAAGGAAAGAATATCTAAAGACAGCGCAAAAGAAAAGAAAAACACATAAAGAGATACGGTCTGCTATAGGGAAGCAATTAAAGTATCTCCATAGGAATATACGTTCCATCGAAGGTATTTTGGATACCCTTGACCGGATCCCTTTCGATAGGCAAGAGTATAAATATTGGCTGGTCATCCAGGAACTCTACAGGCAACAAAAGTTGATGTACGATACTAAGACCAAAAGTGTAGACCATAGGATTGTGAGCATTCACCAACCCCATGTTCGTCCCATAGTGCGTGGGAAAACAAATGCAAAAGTGGAGTTTGGTGCCAAGATAAACATGGCACTGGTAGATGGTTTTTCATTTTTGGATGATACTAGTTGGGAAGCCTACAATGAGGGTACCAGATTGAAAGATTGTGTGGAGAAGTACCGAAAGCGGTTTGGTCATTATCCAAAGAACGTTTTGGTTGACAAAATATATTGTACCCGAGAGAACCGTAAGTACCTAAAAGAAAAAGGGATCAATCTCAGGGCCAAACCCCTTGGAAGGCCCTCCAAAAAGGCTTTGTCAAATCAAGTAAGCCCTGGGGAACGTAATCCAATTGAAGGAAAGTTTGGTCAAGCAAAGACAGCATATGGTTTAAACCGTATAAGGGCAAGGCTTGAAAATACCAGTGAGTCTTGGATTGCAAGTATCATATTAGTGCTCAACTTAGTCCATTTGGCTGAGGTGGCACTCTATTGGATAAAAGCAATCTTATTCAGTGAAAACTTTATTCAAAACCAAACCAATTCGATCATAAACTTGAAAATCAATGAAGGCTGA
- a CDS encoding lipocalin family protein: MKKFSLLVVSFLICLLTSCNNNDDDTGDMLPDPIIGTWQLIEEFTDDEKVELTACELASEYVFNDGGQGFFVVFEDLDNECVKIDTVDTSFSWENIGEGRYRLQLRFDEGAAEVAVAFFEDKMSIIDNSEGVSRVVLQRKQQ; encoded by the coding sequence ATGAAAAAATTTAGCTTATTAGTAGTCTCTTTTTTAATCTGTTTACTTACGTCTTGCAACAACAATGATGATGATACCGGAGATATGTTGCCAGACCCTATCATTGGTACATGGCAATTAATAGAAGAATTTACAGATGATGAAAAAGTCGAACTTACGGCTTGCGAATTAGCAAGTGAATATGTATTTAACGATGGCGGACAAGGCTTTTTTGTAGTATTTGAAGACCTTGATAATGAGTGTGTGAAAATTGATACTGTTGACACCTCTTTTTCCTGGGAAAATATTGGAGAAGGAAGGTACCGGTTACAATTAAGATTTGATGAAGGTGCCGCAGAAGTAGCAGTAGCATTCTTTGAAGATAAAATGTCTATCATTGATAATTCCGAAGGAGTTTCCAGAGTGGTCCTTCAAAGAAAACAACAATAA
- a CDS encoding TonB-dependent receptor: MDQLERIVFQQFRLIIKRIDDSTYVIKKRKDNNKAYCAIVVDSVTRLPLPFTEVFIDNKLQTTTNSEGYFNIEFGQKEELQLSYPGYLSKQIVIDKNVLNKCDTIQLLPEIEVLNEVIITDYLTSGVEKNEDGSVRLSTKKLKILPGLVEPDILTSMQLLPGITSPTEDAAGLYIRGGTPSENLILFDGIKMYQTGHLFNQISAFNPYIIKSTKIYRGGTSVQYGDRISGVIDIKTDDNLHDSLVAGGGFNLAHADFYIKTPLSDKVGILGAFRRSTTDIYNSITINNLTEKAFQNTRGSSTANNVQNVIGTSTLQNNNLYLDTNFKLLWQISPKQTLKLSTLFAENRLNDSSVVNNNDGIGNNNFTDVLKVRNTGIGLNWQKQSGKNLKQIANFYGSFYDQRYNVQATNQLGVFTRNNLNRVKDIGGTYQVQLTTGSSQALHLGYEVVYNKTKYNVDSQTPVLVEEFVSNRKLDGKTFNHTLYSEYILDTPRLYTTLGIRNSYLTNTKSFFVEPRLFTSYALTDQLRITGSAELKNQQINNFSEFQSLDFFSPSLPISDNLWVLANSTDSADGELFNSSLPVLKSAQFTTGVLWNYKGWTLDIEGYYKNIKNIVAINNIPFQLGTSMLEDQDENKPVAGNEDRIGMDLLLKKTFKNYRIWVGYSLNKTSVKFPEVQEQSFANIYDQRHILNLSQTIKIKGFEVALGYHFASGRPFTQLINRKEGEFSDLEIELDPRGLSSSRLSDYHRWDLSGLYRFKATSKINIITGFSIRNIFNRRNTISQEFTSIIEDGEFAGFRSFFNESLRRTPDFVFRISF, translated from the coding sequence TTGGATCAATTAGAGAGAATAGTCTTTCAACAATTTCGCTTGATTATCAAAAGAATTGACGATAGTACCTACGTTATTAAAAAACGGAAAGATAATAATAAGGCTTATTGTGCAATTGTCGTGGACTCAGTTACCAGACTTCCCTTACCGTTTACTGAAGTATTTATAGATAATAAACTGCAAACAACCACTAATTCCGAAGGATATTTTAATATCGAATTTGGTCAGAAAGAAGAGCTTCAATTGTCATATCCCGGGTATCTTAGCAAACAAATAGTAATCGATAAAAATGTTTTAAATAAATGTGATACCATCCAATTACTTCCTGAAATCGAAGTCTTAAACGAAGTAATTATTACGGATTATCTAACCAGTGGGGTTGAAAAAAATGAAGATGGGTCCGTTCGTCTTTCTACGAAGAAGTTAAAAATACTTCCCGGATTAGTCGAGCCGGATATACTAACTAGCATGCAGTTATTACCAGGTATTACCAGCCCAACTGAAGATGCTGCCGGTTTATATATAAGAGGAGGGACACCTAGCGAAAATCTAATTCTCTTTGATGGTATTAAAATGTATCAGACCGGTCATTTATTTAATCAAATTTCTGCTTTTAACCCTTACATTATTAAAAGTACAAAGATATACCGCGGGGGTACCAGTGTACAGTACGGAGATCGAATATCCGGGGTCATAGATATAAAAACAGATGATAACCTACATGATAGTTTAGTAGCTGGTGGGGGTTTTAATCTTGCACATGCAGATTTTTATATAAAAACACCATTGTCAGATAAGGTAGGGATTTTAGGGGCTTTCCGACGTTCTACCACAGATATCTACAATTCAATTACTATTAATAATTTGACAGAAAAAGCTTTTCAAAATACCAGGGGAAGTAGTACGGCTAATAATGTACAAAATGTGATAGGTACCAGTACTTTACAAAACAACAACCTGTATCTTGACACCAATTTCAAACTACTATGGCAAATTAGTCCTAAGCAAACCTTAAAACTAAGTACATTATTTGCTGAAAACCGCTTGAATGACTCAAGTGTAGTTAATAATAATGATGGAATAGGAAATAATAATTTTACCGATGTTTTAAAAGTACGCAACACCGGTATAGGTCTTAATTGGCAAAAACAGTCTGGGAAGAACTTAAAACAAATCGCTAACTTTTATGGCTCATTTTACGATCAACGTTATAATGTACAAGCTACTAATCAGTTGGGGGTATTTACTAGAAATAATTTAAATAGAGTTAAGGATATCGGAGGTACGTACCAGGTTCAATTGACGACCGGAAGTTCTCAGGCCTTACATCTAGGTTATGAAGTAGTATATAATAAAACAAAATATAACGTAGACTCTCAAACTCCCGTATTAGTTGAAGAATTTGTGTCAAATCGGAAACTGGATGGAAAAACTTTCAATCATACTTTGTATTCCGAATATATATTGGATACACCACGCCTTTATACTACCTTAGGAATCAGAAACTCTTACTTAACAAATACAAAATCGTTCTTTGTAGAACCCAGATTGTTTACATCATATGCTCTTACAGATCAATTAAGAATCACTGGGTCTGCCGAATTAAAAAACCAACAGATCAACAATTTCTCCGAATTTCAATCCCTTGATTTTTTTAGCCCTAGCTTACCTATCTCGGATAACCTATGGGTATTAGCAAATAGTACAGATAGCGCAGATGGTGAATTATTTAATAGTTCACTTCCTGTTTTAAAAAGTGCGCAATTTACTACTGGGGTTTTGTGGAATTATAAAGGTTGGACTCTTGATATTGAAGGGTATTACAAAAACATAAAAAATATTGTAGCAATAAACAATATACCATTTCAACTAGGAACATCAATGTTAGAAGATCAAGATGAAAATAAACCGGTTGCCGGAAATGAAGATCGAATCGGAATGGATTTGCTTTTAAAAAAAACATTTAAAAATTATCGTATCTGGGTGGGTTATTCCTTAAATAAAACCTCAGTAAAATTTCCGGAAGTGCAAGAACAAAGTTTTGCAAATATCTATGACCAGCGCCATATATTAAATTTATCTCAGACTATTAAAATAAAAGGATTTGAAGTTGCATTAGGTTACCACTTTGCTTCTGGTCGGCCCTTTACACAGTTGATCAATAGAAAAGAAGGCGAATTTTCGGATCTGGAGATAGAATTAGATCCTAGAGGTTTAAGTTCAAGCCGTTTATCAGATTATCATCGTTGGGATCTTTCCGGCTTATATAGGTTTAAAGCTACTTCTAAAATTAATATAATAACAGGGTTTTCAATTAGAAACATATTTAATCGTAGAAATACAATAAGTCAGGAATTTACCAGTATCATAGAAGATGGTGAATTTGCTGGATTCCGCTCATTTTTTAATGAATCCTTACGTAGAACCCCGGATTTTGTTTTTAGAATTTCATTTTAG
- a CDS encoding FecR family protein gives MDQKDNFLGRWLDNKLTAEEKISFERSKEFLAYQDILKTLDNIKKPEFDVEAAYKKQLLYNKEAKKSIQQKKVIQLKTWLYSAAAVALLLIGLKVFIFTDVIEATQIAESKTISLPDTSTVTLNALSSITYNSKAFKKNRIIKLQGEAFFKVAKGSQFTVETDKGSVTVLGTQFDVNSYDDTFIIRCFEGKVKVVSGIDSTTLIAGKGVRLDDTNKLSTVAVNGSTPLWINGKSNFSKESLKNVIAELQRYYEIEIKTENIDLTRLYSGSFVHDDLENALLSVFDPMDIIYNFTNSKVVVLSNQ, from the coding sequence ATGGATCAGAAAGATAATTTTTTAGGTAGATGGCTTGATAATAAACTTACCGCAGAAGAAAAAATAAGTTTTGAAAGGTCAAAAGAGTTTTTAGCATACCAAGATATCTTAAAAACGTTAGATAACATTAAAAAACCTGAGTTTGATGTGGAAGCGGCTTATAAAAAGCAACTTTTGTATAACAAGGAAGCTAAGAAAAGCATCCAACAGAAAAAGGTTATTCAACTAAAAACCTGGTTGTATAGTGCTGCAGCTGTTGCGCTCTTGTTAATAGGGCTTAAGGTGTTCATTTTTACAGATGTGATAGAGGCTACTCAAATAGCAGAAAGTAAAACAATTAGTTTACCAGATACATCGACAGTTACGTTAAATGCCTTGTCTTCTATTACGTATAATTCCAAAGCTTTTAAGAAAAATCGAATAATTAAACTGCAGGGTGAAGCTTTTTTTAAAGTAGCAAAAGGATCTCAATTTACCGTAGAAACTGATAAGGGTTCGGTTACCGTTTTAGGTACACAATTTGACGTGAATTCATACGATGATACGTTTATTATACGCTGCTTTGAAGGAAAAGTAAAAGTGGTCTCAGGAATAGATAGTACAACCTTAATAGCAGGAAAAGGGGTTCGTCTGGATGATACCAACAAGCTATCAACGGTAGCCGTAAATGGTAGTACACCCTTATGGATCAATGGTAAAAGTAACTTTAGCAAAGAAAGTTTAAAGAACGTTATTGCCGAGTTGCAAAGGTATTATGAAATTGAAATTAAAACCGAAAATATTGATCTTACCCGTTTATATTCAGGTTCTTTTGTTCATGACGATTTAGAAAATGCGCTACTTAGCGTTTTTGACCCTATGGATATTATCTATAACTTTACAAATTCAAAAGTTGTTGTATTATCAAACCAGTAA